In a genomic window of Thalassophryne amazonica chromosome 12, fThaAma1.1, whole genome shotgun sequence:
- the LOC117522338 gene encoding endophilin-A2-like isoform X3, with amino-acid sequence MSVAGFKKQFCKATQLVSEKVGASEGTKFDEDFRDLERRADVTSKAVVEVISKTSEYLQPNPTTRAKLSMLNTVSKIRGQVNSPGYPQPEGLLGECMTKYGREMGENTNFGGALVDVGESMKRMAEIKDSLDIDVKQNVIDPLQAVVEKDVKDIQYHLKKLEGRRLDYDYKKRRQGKIQDEEIRQALEKFHESKELAESSMHNLLETDVEQVSQLSSFVESLLQYHRQASQILEELSDRLRGRVSEAQARPKREYTPKPRPAFDFGEPVNANGGPSPAPISSPVSSPGEPCCKALYDFEPENDGELGFSEGEIITLVSQIDENWYEGMLHGRSGYFPNNYVEVIVPLQY; translated from the exons TTGGTGAGTGAAAAAGTTGGTGCTTCTGAAGGAACCAAATTTGATGAGGACTTCAGAGACCTGGAGAGG agagcAGATGTCACCAGTAAAGCAGTGGTGGAAGTCATTTCTAAGACCTCAGAGTACCTCCAGCCGAACCCAACAACGAGAGCTAAATTGTCCATGCTCAATACTGTGTCCAAAATCCGTGGGCAGGTGAATAGTCCTGGCTACCCCCAGCCTGAAGGCCTCCTGGGGGAATGCATGACTAAGTATGGACGGGAAATGGGTGAAAACACAAACTTTG GTGGTGCTCTAGTAGATGTAGGCGAGTCAATGAAGAGGATGGCTGAGATCAAGGACTCTCTAGATATTGATGTCAAGCAAAACGTTATTGACCCATTGCAGGCGGTTGTGGAGAAAGACGTCAAAGACATTCAG TACCACCTCAAGAAGCTGGAAGGTCGCCGTCTGGATTATGATTATAAAAAGAGACGTCAAGGTAAAATCCAGGATGAAGAGATCAGGCAGGCCCTGGAGAAATTTCATGAGTCCAAAGAACTGGCTGAGAGCTCTATGCACAACCTACTGGAAACAGAT GTGGAGCAGGTGAGTCAGCTGTCTTCTTTTGTGGAGTCATTGCTGCAGTACCACAGGCAGGCCTCACAGATCCTGGAGGAGCTTTCTGACAGACTCAGAGGAAG GGTGAGTGAAGCCCAAGCTCGCCCCAAGCGTGAATATACACCCAAACCTCGACCAGCCTTCGACTTTGGAGAGCCAGTTAATGCTAATGGGGGACCCTCGCCAGCTCCAATAAGTTCTCCAGTTTCCAGTCCTG GAGAGCCGTGCTGTAAAGCCCTGTATGACTTTGAGCCAGAGAACGATGGCGAGCTGGGCTTCAGCGAGGGTGAAATAATCACCTTGGTCAGTCAAATTGACGAGAATTGGTATGAGGGAATGCTTCATGGCAGATCTGGATACTTCCCCAACAACTATGTTGAAGTGATCGTACCTTTGCAGTACTGA
- the LOC117522338 gene encoding endophilin-A2-like isoform X2, translating to MSVAGFKKQFCKATQLVSEKVGASEGTKFDEDFRDLERRADVTSKAVVEVISKTSEYLQPNPTTRAKLSMLNTVSKIRGQVNSPGYPQPEGLLGECMTKYGREMGENTNFGGALVDVGESMKRMAEIKDSLDIDVKQNVIDPLQAVVEKDVKDIQYHLKKLEGRRLDYDYKKRRQGKIQDEEIRQALEKFHESKELAESSMHNLLETDVEQVSQLSSFVESLLQYHRQASQILEELSDRLRGRVSEAQARPKREYTPKPRPAFDFGEPVNANGGPSPAPISSPVSSPAPVKYPGPSFKRSSFKSKPQPCCKALYDFEPENDGELGFSEGEIITLVSQIDENWYEGMLHGRSGYFPNNYVEVIVPLQY from the exons TTGGTGAGTGAAAAAGTTGGTGCTTCTGAAGGAACCAAATTTGATGAGGACTTCAGAGACCTGGAGAGG agagcAGATGTCACCAGTAAAGCAGTGGTGGAAGTCATTTCTAAGACCTCAGAGTACCTCCAGCCGAACCCAACAACGAGAGCTAAATTGTCCATGCTCAATACTGTGTCCAAAATCCGTGGGCAGGTGAATAGTCCTGGCTACCCCCAGCCTGAAGGCCTCCTGGGGGAATGCATGACTAAGTATGGACGGGAAATGGGTGAAAACACAAACTTTG GTGGTGCTCTAGTAGATGTAGGCGAGTCAATGAAGAGGATGGCTGAGATCAAGGACTCTCTAGATATTGATGTCAAGCAAAACGTTATTGACCCATTGCAGGCGGTTGTGGAGAAAGACGTCAAAGACATTCAG TACCACCTCAAGAAGCTGGAAGGTCGCCGTCTGGATTATGATTATAAAAAGAGACGTCAAGGTAAAATCCAGGATGAAGAGATCAGGCAGGCCCTGGAGAAATTTCATGAGTCCAAAGAACTGGCTGAGAGCTCTATGCACAACCTACTGGAAACAGAT GTGGAGCAGGTGAGTCAGCTGTCTTCTTTTGTGGAGTCATTGCTGCAGTACCACAGGCAGGCCTCACAGATCCTGGAGGAGCTTTCTGACAGACTCAGAGGAAG GGTGAGTGAAGCCCAAGCTCGCCCCAAGCGTGAATATACACCCAAACCTCGACCAGCCTTCGACTTTGGAGAGCCAGTTAATGCTAATGGGGGACCCTCGCCAGCTCCAATAAGTTCTCCAGTTTCCAGTCCTG CACCAGTAAAATATCCAGGTCCGTCCTTCAAAAGGTCGTCATTCAAGAGCAAACCGC AGCCGTGCTGTAAAGCCCTGTATGACTTTGAGCCAGAGAACGATGGCGAGCTGGGCTTCAGCGAGGGTGAAATAATCACCTTGGTCAGTCAAATTGACGAGAATTGGTATGAGGGAATGCTTCATGGCAGATCTGGATACTTCCCCAACAACTATGTTGAAGTGATCGTACCTTTGCAGTACTGA
- the LOC117522338 gene encoding endophilin-A2-like isoform X1, whose amino-acid sequence MSVAGFKKQFCKATQLVSEKVGASEGTKFDEDFRDLERRADVTSKAVVEVISKTSEYLQPNPTTRAKLSMLNTVSKIRGQVNSPGYPQPEGLLGECMTKYGREMGENTNFGGALVDVGESMKRMAEIKDSLDIDVKQNVIDPLQAVVEKDVKDIQYHLKKLEGRRLDYDYKKRRQGKIQDEEIRQALEKFHESKELAESSMHNLLETDVEQVSQLSSFVESLLQYHRQASQILEELSDRLRGRVSEAQARPKREYTPKPRPAFDFGEPVNANGGPSPAPISSPVSSPAPVKYPGPSFKRSSFKSKPREPCCKALYDFEPENDGELGFSEGEIITLVSQIDENWYEGMLHGRSGYFPNNYVEVIVPLQY is encoded by the exons TTGGTGAGTGAAAAAGTTGGTGCTTCTGAAGGAACCAAATTTGATGAGGACTTCAGAGACCTGGAGAGG agagcAGATGTCACCAGTAAAGCAGTGGTGGAAGTCATTTCTAAGACCTCAGAGTACCTCCAGCCGAACCCAACAACGAGAGCTAAATTGTCCATGCTCAATACTGTGTCCAAAATCCGTGGGCAGGTGAATAGTCCTGGCTACCCCCAGCCTGAAGGCCTCCTGGGGGAATGCATGACTAAGTATGGACGGGAAATGGGTGAAAACACAAACTTTG GTGGTGCTCTAGTAGATGTAGGCGAGTCAATGAAGAGGATGGCTGAGATCAAGGACTCTCTAGATATTGATGTCAAGCAAAACGTTATTGACCCATTGCAGGCGGTTGTGGAGAAAGACGTCAAAGACATTCAG TACCACCTCAAGAAGCTGGAAGGTCGCCGTCTGGATTATGATTATAAAAAGAGACGTCAAGGTAAAATCCAGGATGAAGAGATCAGGCAGGCCCTGGAGAAATTTCATGAGTCCAAAGAACTGGCTGAGAGCTCTATGCACAACCTACTGGAAACAGAT GTGGAGCAGGTGAGTCAGCTGTCTTCTTTTGTGGAGTCATTGCTGCAGTACCACAGGCAGGCCTCACAGATCCTGGAGGAGCTTTCTGACAGACTCAGAGGAAG GGTGAGTGAAGCCCAAGCTCGCCCCAAGCGTGAATATACACCCAAACCTCGACCAGCCTTCGACTTTGGAGAGCCAGTTAATGCTAATGGGGGACCCTCGCCAGCTCCAATAAGTTCTCCAGTTTCCAGTCCTG CACCAGTAAAATATCCAGGTCCGTCCTTCAAAAGGTCGTCATTCAAGAGCAAACCGC GAGAGCCGTGCTGTAAAGCCCTGTATGACTTTGAGCCAGAGAACGATGGCGAGCTGGGCTTCAGCGAGGGTGAAATAATCACCTTGGTCAGTCAAATTGACGAGAATTGGTATGAGGGAATGCTTCATGGCAGATCTGGATACTTCCCCAACAACTATGTTGAAGTGATCGTACCTTTGCAGTACTGA
- the LOC117522338 gene encoding endophilin-A2-like isoform X4 produces the protein MSVAGFKKQFCKATQLVSEKVGASEGTKFDEDFRDLERRADVTSKAVVEVISKTSEYLQPNPTTRAKLSMLNTVSKIRGQVNSPGYPQPEGLLGECMTKYGREMGENTNFGGALVDVGESMKRMAEIKDSLDIDVKQNVIDPLQAVVEKDVKDIQYHLKKLEGRRLDYDYKKRRQGKIQDEEIRQALEKFHESKELAESSMHNLLETDVEQVSQLSSFVESLLQYHRQASQILEELSDRLRGRVSEAQARPKREYTPKPRPAFDFGEPVNANGGPSPAPISSPVSSPEPCCKALYDFEPENDGELGFSEGEIITLVSQIDENWYEGMLHGRSGYFPNNYVEVIVPLQY, from the exons TTGGTGAGTGAAAAAGTTGGTGCTTCTGAAGGAACCAAATTTGATGAGGACTTCAGAGACCTGGAGAGG agagcAGATGTCACCAGTAAAGCAGTGGTGGAAGTCATTTCTAAGACCTCAGAGTACCTCCAGCCGAACCCAACAACGAGAGCTAAATTGTCCATGCTCAATACTGTGTCCAAAATCCGTGGGCAGGTGAATAGTCCTGGCTACCCCCAGCCTGAAGGCCTCCTGGGGGAATGCATGACTAAGTATGGACGGGAAATGGGTGAAAACACAAACTTTG GTGGTGCTCTAGTAGATGTAGGCGAGTCAATGAAGAGGATGGCTGAGATCAAGGACTCTCTAGATATTGATGTCAAGCAAAACGTTATTGACCCATTGCAGGCGGTTGTGGAGAAAGACGTCAAAGACATTCAG TACCACCTCAAGAAGCTGGAAGGTCGCCGTCTGGATTATGATTATAAAAAGAGACGTCAAGGTAAAATCCAGGATGAAGAGATCAGGCAGGCCCTGGAGAAATTTCATGAGTCCAAAGAACTGGCTGAGAGCTCTATGCACAACCTACTGGAAACAGAT GTGGAGCAGGTGAGTCAGCTGTCTTCTTTTGTGGAGTCATTGCTGCAGTACCACAGGCAGGCCTCACAGATCCTGGAGGAGCTTTCTGACAGACTCAGAGGAAG GGTGAGTGAAGCCCAAGCTCGCCCCAAGCGTGAATATACACCCAAACCTCGACCAGCCTTCGACTTTGGAGAGCCAGTTAATGCTAATGGGGGACCCTCGCCAGCTCCAATAAGTTCTCCAGTTTCCAGTCCTG AGCCGTGCTGTAAAGCCCTGTATGACTTTGAGCCAGAGAACGATGGCGAGCTGGGCTTCAGCGAGGGTGAAATAATCACCTTGGTCAGTCAAATTGACGAGAATTGGTATGAGGGAATGCTTCATGGCAGATCTGGATACTTCCCCAACAACTATGTTGAAGTGATCGTACCTTTGCAGTACTGA
- the stap2a gene encoding signal-transducing adaptor protein 2a produces the protein MAAAPVRQRSGPGGARAQLPPCYYEGYLEKRGAKEKASRRLWTCLCGNALYFFNNAKDSHYVEKLDLSGFVSLKDDCSRDRNLEAARLILRMKDGETKLSAPSLESRELWKGFLYSVIDLNVPSCLTLLPGQLQMLKEVVDKERSRRRTRTPMRAPPSPLSVPLVGEIPPCFRPVSRTEAEVLLERHPDCGNMLLRPGRDGCSLAVTTRQDLNGSVFRHYRVTQRDQGGYIIDVENPIPCATLHEVIDALVEKTAGTLQPFLLEEPYEENITYVSANDENGERILHTAPSSPLQKAPLLPPKQDRWASNSLSRSPVPDRRILTSPVPSSPTNPMRRLILSPSPLTQTLNEELKMKLEKRRASQE, from the exons ATGGCGGCTGCACCCGTCAGGCAGCGCTCGGGGCCGGGCGGAGCCCGGGCGCAGCTCCCGCCTTGCTATTACGAAGGCTACCTGGAGAAGCGGGGAGCGAAAGAAAAG GCTTCCAGGCGTCTGTGGACCTGCTTGTGTGGGAATGCTTTGTATTTCTTCAACAATGCTAAGGACAGTCAT TATGTGGAAAAGCTGGACCTTAGTGGGTTTGTGTCCCTGAAGGATGACTGCAGCAGAGACAGGAACCTGGAGGCAGCCAGGCTCATCCTTCGCATGAAGGATGGAGAAACTAAACTCTCA GCACCCAGCTTGGAGTCGAGGGAACTGTGGAAGGGGTTCCTCTACTCAGTTATCGAC CTGAACGTGCCGTCATGCCTCACATTGCTGCCAGGCCAGCTGCAGATGCTGAAGGAGGTGGTGGACAAAGAAAGATCCAGGCGAAGAACTCGCACTCCTATGCGTGCTCCCCCGTCACCTCTGTCTGTACCCTTAGTAGGAGAGATCCCACC GTGTTTCCGACCTGTCTCTCGGACAGAAGCTGAAGTCCTCCTGGAGAGACATCCAGACTGCGGCAACATGTTGCTGCGTCCAGGCAGAGACGGATGCTCATTGGCCGTCACAACACGACAGGACCTCAACGG GTCAGTGTTTAGACATTATCGTGTCACTCAGAGGGACCAAGGTGGTTACATCATTGATGTCGAAAATCCA ATTCCCTGTGCCACACTTCATGAAGTAATTGATGCCCTGGTAGAGAAGACAGCTGGGACGCTGCAGCCTTTCCTCCTAGAGGAGCCTTATGAGGAGAACATCA CATACGTTTCCGCCAATGATGAAAATGGGGAAAGGATCCTCCATACTGCCCCGTCCAGCCCCCTGCAGAAGGCTCCTCTCTTGCCTCCCAAACAAG ATCGATGGGCCAGTAACTCCCTCTCCAGGTCCCCTGTCCCAGACCGCCGTATCCTAACCTCACCGGTGCCGTCATCGCCCACCAACCCGATGAGACGACTCATTCTCTCCCCTTCTCCTCTCACGCAGA CACTCAACGAGGAGCTCAAGATGAAGCTGGAGAAGAGACGAGCCAGTCAGGAGTGA